The nucleotide window CCACCCTGGGGAACACTTTTGACCCAGAGGTGGGGAATACTTTTGGCCCTCGACAATTCATTCTAAATCCTTCAAAACCAGCCGGATCGGAAGTGAACAGGGAAGAATTATCACTTCTTACATAAAGTGAAGGAATTCAGGACTCAATTCCGGATTATATCGATTTTGGGGAGAGCAATTAAGTCAATTAGGGAGTATATACATAATCAAATGGAAGCTGATCGGCCATACGGCAATCTTTCCAGTATCCGCCTAAAATAAACAGATTACCAGCATTGCCGTAAGGATCAATGGATATTTCACTTTCCAGCGGCTTGATGTAACTGACTTTTGCACTTTTATAATATTCTACTTTAAGTACTTTGTCAGTCCTGAAAATAACCTGCCTGTTTTCTTTGTCGTCAATCAGGACCAGATCATCGGGCGATATTCTGTGCCATTGCGTTATGGCTATTAGCTTTGGATCTTTAGTGTAAAGCCTGAATTCATTGCCTGCGGATTTTTCTATCGCCGCAATTATGAAATTTAAAGTAATATTTCGCCCTTTCAGGGTTCCGGGAGTATGGGGGAGATATCCGTATTCTATAGACAGTCCCTCCCCCACAGGGCTTGTTAACTTAATTATTCTATTTTTCCCGCTTTCACGGGCCTTTTAACACCGTAAGCAGTAAAACAAACCTTCTTAGTTGAATTGATAAGGTTTGAGAAGCAAATTTATCTTGTATAATGTAGTATATATACTACATTATACCCATATGTTTCGTTTTTATCACCTATTGCATGTTATTATTTGTTATGTAGTATATATACTACATAACAATGTTGTAAATAGATCCTGATTTTTGTACATTTTCTATTACATTATAGTATATATACTATAATGTAATAGAATTTAATAGGCGCAATTATCTTTAGATTGTTGTATATATACTACAATCTTTTGGATATAAATTTAATTCATGTTAAATTCAAAACATCAATTTTCAGGAAATATAAACAGGAATGGCAGCTTGAGAAAATCACGTTTGGAAGAAGCCCAAAAGGAAATCGGAGCTGTATTTAGTGCTCTGCCCAATAAAGTTTTTAGACAAAGAGAGCTGTCGCAGATCCTATCGGCAAACCGAAGCAAATGGAAACTTGCACAGTCCACAAGCACAAGCGGTTTTCTAAAATTTCTAGTGGAAAATATGGGCTTCCATAAAGTAGTTCTGGATTTCCCTTTCAGGAAAGAAACGCGATACACCTTCGGAGAGGTATCTATATATGCTTTATTGATGGAGTTATCGCCCGCCTCGTATTTCAGCCATTATACAGCCATGTTCATTAATGAACTTACTGAACAAATACCTAAAACTATATACCTGAACTCCGAACAATATAAAAAAACGGCGAATTCGGGCTATCTTGAGCAGGATGCCATAAAACAGGCTTTCAGCAGGCCAGTAAGGGTAACAAGCAATTTTACTACTCACGAGGGCTTAAAAATATATATGTTGAACGGCAAGAATACCGATAATTTGGGCGTTATAGACATAAAAAGTGAGAATGGCGAGATACTTAGAGTAACAAATATTGAAAGGACCCTGATTGATATTACTATACGCCCCGTCTACTCGGGAGGAGTATTTGAAGTCCTTAAAGCCTACAAAAAAGCAGCCGGGCAGGCATCAGTAAACAAAATAATCTCCTATTTGAAAAAAATAGATTATACTTACCCGTATCATCAGGCAATCGGCTTTTACCTTGAAAAATCCGGAGCCTACCCCGAATCTTCCATAGAATTAATCCGAAAACTGGAAATTGAATATGACTTCTATTTAACCCACAATATGGAAGAAACAGAATACTCTGAGAGGTGGAGGCTATTTTACCCAAAGGGGTTTTAACATCTGGCATTTTTCCACAACATAGTCAAAATAAAAATCAAATTCCTTCAATTCTTCCGTTGGGAGGACTGTATCTTTGACTGACTGGAAATCCGGACGGTGGAATTCTCTGTACTCCGATATTTTATCCATTAAATACAAAGGAACTTTCTTCGCTTCGAAAATAGCTTCTAGTAAAGCCCGATTCTTTGTAAGAGTAATATCTATATTAAGCTTTTCAATGATAATGTAAATATCATAAAAATCCCTTGCTCTTGCAGACTGACTGTTAGATTTTACAATTTTACCATATTCAGGCATTTGCTGACATATGGCTCTGATTTTCTCGCAAAGTATCATTTCGGGTGAGTACACATAAATTGTCAGACCTTCGAACTCTTTGTCTATTTTACCTTCGCAATATTCAAATTTACTTATATCTATAAGGAAGGTTTTTTTATGGTCGCTCCTTACCTCTAAAGCATGTCTGCGCAGGTTATCAGCATTATTTTTTAATTTTCCAAACTTTTCCTTTTCAATAATCTTAAATTCTACCCGATATCCGCCCCAGAAATCAGCCATATCTTCAGTAATCTGGCATGGCCGCTCATAAAAGTTGAAGTCAATTAGCTCATAGCCATTTTCATTAAAAGTCGTGGACAAAGTCCGCACCATCTTTTCCCGTATAATTTCAAATTTATCATCAGGAATTTTATTGTCGATAGAAAAATCAATATCAACTGAAGAACGGCCTGCAATCTTATAGATAATGTCCAAAGCATTACCGCCCTTCAGCACAATCATATTCATCAGTTCATCATCAGAAAAAAAGGCAACTATAGTTAATTTTTTGATTTTATTATAAAAAGCAAGATCCATGACTTATTGAAGATAATTATGTGAAAAACTTAGCAATTAATGTGCTTATTGTTTGCGAGGTCTAAATTAGAAAATATAATGTTAAATGTAAATCGGTAAAAAGCAGGCTGGTCCCAGCGCCAGGGAACCGGTTGGATCATTATCCCGCCCCGCCGCCCCGGGCTGTGCCCGGGGCTATCAATATGATGCCGCTGGCCGCGGCATTTTTGTGCCAAAGCTGACCGCGGCATTATTATTTCAAAAAGAGCAGCTTCTTTGAGGCTGTATAGTCATTTACCTGAAGCCTGTATATGTATACGCCGCTGCTTAATCTGTATTTGCTGGCGTCAAAACTTATGTTGTATGTGCCCGGGGATTTTATTTCGTTTATTAGCGCTGCTATTTCATTTCCCAGTATATCATATATTTTCAAACTGACTATCCCCATGGTTGTTATACTGTACCTTATTGTTGTCTGCGGATTGAAGGGATTCGGATAGTTCTGACCGAGAGAATAACTGCTTAACCGGGCCAGATCTTCTACATCCGAATCTTCATTAGCATTTGTCAGTTGTGCGTTATAATATAGTATCATTCCATCATAACCCGCCGCCCAGGCATGACCATTATCCGCAAAATCCAGTGAATTTGCAAAAATTGATGGGATCTTATTGTCTTCTTTCCACGTCAGGCCGCCATCTGTGGTTCTGATCATCCTTCCAACTAACCCCAAGGCCCCGTTAAGCGTGTCGGCAAAAGCCATTGCGCGGACATTCTGGGCTGAGGGATTCGGACCAAAATAATCGAACGCTTTAATGCTGTTCCAGGTACTCCCTGCGTCTGTGCTTACAAGTATATTTTTCCCGGCAACTGTCCACACGTAGTTGTCAATGGCATCCAGCGTATAAAAAGTGGCTTCAACGGGCATCTGAAGCTCCTTCCACGTCAGGCCCCTGTCTGTACTTTTCATTATTTTCGTGCCGCCTGCAATGTAACCTGTCCCGGCTTTTGTAAATTTTATTTTATTTAGTACAAACGGGAACTCCTTCGCCTTCTGCCAAATCAGGCTGCTTTTATCCTGCACGGCTTTACCCGTATAAATAATTCCCGACTCAGTCCCGCCGCCTATTATAAAGCCTGTTGTATCATCGGGGAATGCAATATCATTAAACCGGTTGTTAAGAGCGTCGAGGTTAATCTTATTCCAGTTTTTCCCTTTGTCAGTTGACCATAAAACAGATGACCTGCTTCCCGCGGCCCATATTTCATTTGAATTCTTATAAAAAATGGATTGGAGCGAAACACTGTCACTATTGGATGACAAAGATTTTTCCCAGGTTTTCCCACCGTCATTGCTTAATACGATAGTGCTGTATGCTCCTGCCGCGGCAATGTTGTTTGTATCGAGCACGCTTACGGAATTAAGTGTTGAAGCAGTGACCGATGATGGCCGGGTAGTCATCCAACCGTCCGTGGTGGAAACGATATTACCGCCGTCAATGCCCCAAGCCCTCAGACTGTCGACAAATGAAAATGTCCCGGCCGTAGTCTCAAGCGTTCTCCAGGTTGTTCCTAAATCGGTTGTATAGAATATTCTGCCGTGAGGACTCTCATTGGTTGTAACGTATCCGGTATTACCTGAAACAAAATGTACGGAATTTAACCTTACATCAGTGTCCGGCAGCCATTTATTGTTCCAGGTTGCTCCTCCATCGGTTGTGTATGCAAAAAAGTTATGATTACTTAAAGAGTTCGTATTACTCGGATTGCCGGCAGCGAATCCCTGTTTTTTATTGATAAACTGGATCTGTTCTACGATAGGTACTTCCGCATATGCGGGAATAAAGGATCTCTGCCAGGTTTTGCCGGCGTCAGTTGTTCTTGCGATGCCGCCATCGGTATCAACCCAGCCGTAATTTTCATCGAGGAAGAAGAAAGAGTAGCTTCTCAGACTGGCAGCAACAGGGTCGTAATTATTCCACGTCTGGCCGCCGTCTGTAGTCTTAAATAGATGGAAATCGAAAAATCCTGTTTCCCAGAACTGAAGCACATAGCCGACTTTTTCGTTCAGGAACTGCATACGGGGGAGATACTTGTTGCTTAGTGGTGTAACTACGTCCCAGCTAATGCCGCCGTCATTTGTAACGTACGTCTGACTATTGTCGCCGGTGCTGTGGATAAAGCCCTTATTCTTACTGGCGAAGAAGAGTTTAATGAAGTAGTTATTTGTTGGGGGTGCATTCAGTAATATCCAGTTTTGCCCGCCGTCGGTGGTTTTGGCAATTTTTGAGTCGCCGCAGGCCCAGCCGTTTAATGAATCTATAAATTGCACATCACGGAAGCCGTTTCCCGGCGGAAGGGGATTCTGCCATGTCCATTGCGCGGACAGGGGAAGCGTAAAGGTAAGAAGAAGCAGCAGAGACAATAGATGTTTATTCATATTTTCACCATCAGGAAAAATTATGAAAATGGGTTAATTGCCGGTCAGTAAAGCTTTTATTCAAAAATGCCACAGTTCCTAATGTCTAAAATAATGGATTTATTGAAAAAAACTAATGATTTATCGACCCTTCACTTATTACAAATCGCTCCCCCGGAGCTCTGGATTATTTTTTTTGCGTCGTTTTTCTACAGGCAAATCGCCTCTCCGAGGCTCTGGTGGTGATTGGGACATTATCTCTTTCTACAGGCAAGTCACTCCTCCGGAGCTCTGATGAGGGGTGGGGGACCATTAGCCCACGAGCTAAAGCTCATGGCTATTCAGGCTGAGGAAAGCCGGCTAAAGCCGGCTTCAATTTAATGCAGGGGTTGCGACTCAAAAAATACCTTTACAATATCAGATTACGTGTCTATTTTTATCCCAACCTGCCTATGACAAGGTAATCACATATAAATTTTATTCAGTTCTGGAATTTCCGACATCGTATCCTTGTTATTAATATATAAGGACAATTGAAAATATCTCTTGCTGAAAACTATAATACTATGAATTCACAGGGCTTCGGATTCAGTTTTTCCTTAATTAAATGAGCGATTTTTCAGTAATGTTTATCAAAGAAAGTAAAATAAATTGGTTTACGAAGTATTACTACTCGACAAATTTGATTGGAACGGATTTAAGGGAAAACTTTATTTCTCGAGGTATAACGATATGAATCCGGCTCTGATCTATAAGACTGAGGACGAAACTCCAATTTTGACCTTTACAGTCAACGCGTATGATTTTTATAAGGAATACCCCTTTGGCGATAACCGCCTTGTGGCCCTCAGTAAAGGACTGGAATCTGAAGGCATTATTGAGGCGCTGCAGGACGCGGGTATTATAAGAGAACCGGCTTTTTCCGTCTACAGCGAGCTGGGTGAGGCCGTTGCATGCGAACTGACGGACCAGGTAATAGATCTTCTGAAGGCATACGGGGAATATTATGTCTGATTGTTCTCCGGTTTTGGCCCATGAAGATTTCCGGTTTCCGTCTGTTTTTGCCCGCATTTAGCCCCCGTTCCGGGGGATGTTTAGAATTTTATAGTTTTTCCCATTTGTTTGATTGAATTGCCACAATCGTCCGCGGATGATCGTGGAATAGCGATCAAAACATATATGGTCTTTAGCCCCAGATTTTTCCCGGAGAATCGGGGGCTAAAGCCCAAATAAGAGAGGGGCCCTGGATCCACGAGCTGAAGCTCGTGGCTACTCATAAAACGTTGAACCTGACCTAATTCCATATTACCTTAAATAATAGGGGA belongs to Ignavibacteria bacterium and includes:
- a CDS encoding nucleotidyl transferase AbiEii/AbiGii toxin family protein, which encodes MDLAFYNKIKKLTIVAFFSDDELMNMIVLKGGNALDIIYKIAGRSSVDIDFSIDNKIPDDKFEIIREKMVRTLSTTFNENGYELIDFNFYERPCQITEDMADFWGGYRVEFKIIEKEKFGKLKNNADNLRRHALEVRSDHKKTFLIDISKFEYCEGKIDKEFEGLTIYVYSPEMILCEKIRAICQQMPEYGKIVKSNSQSARARDFYDIYIIIEKLNIDITLTKNRALLEAIFEAKKVPLYLMDKISEYREFHRPDFQSVKDTVLPTEELKEFDFYFDYVVEKCQMLKPLWVK
- a CDS encoding T9SS type A sorting domain-containing protein yields the protein MNKHLLSLLLLLTFTLPLSAQWTWQNPLPPGNGFRDVQFIDSLNGWACGDSKIAKTTDGGQNWILLNAPPTNNYFIKLFFASKNKGFIHSTGDNSQTYVTNDGGISWDVVTPLSNKYLPRMQFLNEKVGYVLQFWETGFFDFHLFKTTDGGQTWNNYDPVAASLRSYSFFFLDENYGWVDTDGGIARTTDAGKTWQRSFIPAYAEVPIVEQIQFINKKQGFAAGNPSNTNSLSNHNFFAYTTDGGATWNNKWLPDTDVRLNSVHFVSGNTGYVTTNESPHGRIFYTTDLGTTWRTLETTAGTFSFVDSLRAWGIDGGNIVSTTDGWMTTRPSSVTASTLNSVSVLDTNNIAAAGAYSTIVLSNDGGKTWEKSLSSNSDSVSLQSIFYKNSNEIWAAGSRSSVLWSTDKGKNWNKINLDALNNRFNDIAFPDDTTGFIIGGGTESGIIYTGKAVQDKSSLIWQKAKEFPFVLNKIKFTKAGTGYIAGGTKIMKSTDRGLTWKELQMPVEATFYTLDAIDNYVWTVAGKNILVSTDAGSTWNSIKAFDYFGPNPSAQNVRAMAFADTLNGALGLVGRMIRTTDGGLTWKEDNKIPSIFANSLDFADNGHAWAAGYDGMILYYNAQLTNANEDSDVEDLARLSSYSLGQNYPNPFNPQTTIRYSITTMGIVSLKIYDILGNEIAALINEIKSPGTYNISFDASKYRLSSGVYIYRLQVNDYTASKKLLFLK